From the genome of Candidatus Acidulodesulfobacterium acidiphilum:
TATCATATATATGAATATCAATATATAATAATATTATCATTTTTGCATATTAAATATCAACCTTTTTTTGCAAAATTTACAACGTCGAAGGCTGGGAGGTATATAGCAAGGATAATAAATAAAACGGTGCCGAAAATTATGGTAAGCAGTATCGGTTCTATACTGGCATGCAACATGCTTATGCGGTGGTCTAACTCTTCGTCGAAATAGTCTGCTACCCTGGCAAGCATTTCGTCTACCTGCCCAGTTTCTTCTCCTATGCCTAACATCTGAATAATTATGCCGGAAAATATTTCGGAATTTTTAAAACTCTCCGTTATGGATTTACCTTTTGAAACGTCGGATTGAATATCGTCTATTTTTTTTAAAATAAATTTGTTGCCGGTTTCGTTTTTTACTAATTCAAAAACTTTATTTACCGGAAGTCCGCTTTTATATAAAATTCCAAATATTCTAACGAATCTGCTCATTGCCGATTTATAAAAAATAGTCCCGAATATCGGCATCTTTAGTTTGCATTTATCCCACAAAGGTTTTCCGTAAGAGGAATTTAAATAAATCGCCGCGCCTGCGATAAATATAACCGCACCAAGAAATAACGACAGCCATTCGTTTACGAAAAAATTGGATAAACTTACGAGAACTTTGGTTTCTATAGGAAGTTTTACGTTAAATTTATTATAAAAAGACGTAAAGCTGGGCATAATAAAACCTAAAAAAATTACTAACGCTATTACGATTAAGGAAACGACTATCTTTGGATAAAACACCGCTCTTTTAACTTTAGCTTTAACGGTTATTTCTTTTTCCGTTAAAAGAGCAAGTTTTACCAGCGTGTCGTATAAAAGACCGCTCGATTCTCCAATCTCAACCATATTGACGTAAATTTCGGAAAAAATTTTGGGATGTTTAGCTAAACTCTTAGATAAAGTCATTCCGTTTTCTACGTCAAACTTAATCTTCAAAAGCACTTCTCTAAACTTTCTGTTTCTCGTAAATTCTATTAACAATTCAAGGCTTTTGCTTATAGACACGCCCGACTGGTAAAGAACTGCAAGCTGTCTTGAAAAAACTACTACGTCTTTTTTTGTAACGCTGTAAAATGCAGGAAAAAAATCTTTCAGATAAAAGCTCGAAGTTTCTTCTATGGATATAGGAATGAGTTTTAAATCCTCTATCTGCTTTTCTGCTAAAACTGCGGTAGAAGATTCTATTTTGCCGGTTACGAATTCTCCGCGCCTGTCTTTTGCCCTGTAATTATAAATAGCCATAATAAAAATATTATACTTTTTTATATTAATGTCATTGCGCCGTCTTGCTTAAAAATCTTACAGTTTCATACAAATCGTCCGGCTCGATTTGCCCGGGTGCGGTAATTCCGAAAGGAGAAGAACAGTATGCGAGATATGACCCGTTAATCAAAGAAGATGCTCTGGTAACCGCCCCTTTTTTGCCCATTCCGAAAATTATAAATTCGGGAAAAACTTTTTCGTCGGTCGATTTTATGGATCGTATCTTTATATTTTTTTCCGAAACCGCCAAAACGTCTTCATCCGATATTGCCATATCGGAAAGTTTAAAATAGTCGGCTTTAAAATAGCTTGAATCCAAATAATATCTGACCGCATCGAGCAGTTCTATGCGTCCGTTAAAATCATGAATTGATAAAATAACCTGCGTTTTTTTTAAATGAGCGAATTTTACAAAATATTTTATGGCCTTCCGCTCTAAAATATCCAGTTCTATATCGCATATATCAATGCCTGCTTCTATAACAGACTTTAAAAATTTAATTCTTTGCGGTTCCGGTTCTGTTTCAGCCGCCGCAGTATCCACGACGTCAGCTTTATTAAGACTGCGTTTGCCGCCGTTCTCTTCTGTTTCTGCATCGGCATGCCGTTTTACAAATTTTTGCTTTTCCAAAAACGAAACGCATCTGTTTGAACCGTAAAAAGCGTCCCTGTTTGTTCCTATAGTTTTAATTCCTTTATCCTTGGCATATAAAATTATTTTTTTAATTTCGGAAAGAATGCTTTCTTCGTCAAAATTGCCGCCGGCTGAACCTGCGTATGAATTATCTCCGCTTTTACCGTTCATGCGGTTTAATCGTGCCGTTTCGGCAATCATATCAAACCTCAGTTCGATAAATTCGACGTCTTTGCTTTTAGCGTAGTCTATAGCGCCGTATGCTTCTTTTAATACCGTATTGCCTATCGACAGGCAGACTCTCGGTTTCATTTATTCTCTTCCTTTTCCTTTCGCGCCTTTATCTTATCGCAGGCCAGTTCCCCGCCGAGTCCCCACTCGTCCGAAGGAAACTCTTCGACTACTACCCATACGTTACTTTCGTCTATGCTTAAACTTTCGGAAACGCTTTTGGTTATAGACTTAATTAATTTTTTTTTCTGCTCTTTAGTTCTTCCTTCAAGCATCTTAACCGATACGAAAGGCATAATTTTTTCTCCTTTACTTATTTGCGATAGTTAATATATAATTTTGTTTAAAAAATTATAACAAAAATAATATTTTTTAACAACGGCTTTAAGATTTTATTTTGCGTATACGAAAAGAAACAATTAACGATAAAAGATTTTACATAAAATTAATCTGACGTCTTTTTCTAAATCCAATTTTATTTAAGGTTAATCGTTATAGTTTTTTTATATAATGCCGATTATATGAATAAATAATAAAAATTTATATAACTATTGCAATATATATAATGTCTTAGGGAGGAGAAGATTTATGCTTAAAACTTTAAAATCCAAGCTTTATTTCATCGCTGCCGCCGGTTTTATTTTTATCTTGATAGTAAACCTGTTTTTAATTTATTTTTCAAACGGTTTAAAAAACGAAATGATAAACTCCGGCGTTATTTCCGGCACTTCGACGGGAATTAAAACCTTTAAAGGAAATCTCCTGCAGATTATTTTTTTATCCCGCATAAAAATGCTCAAAATGAATGCGGTAAAATCTAAAAAAGCAAAAGCGCGGATTGAAAAATCTTACGACGCAAAGATTCTAAAATTAGTTGCCGCGTCAAAACCTATATATCGAAACGTAAGCAACGCTCTTACCGGATACACCGTTGGATTTGCAAAAGTTAAATCGGCAGTCGTCTTCGGCGAGCCAAAGTCGAAACTTAACGAATTTTCGTCGCAAAAAACCGCATTGCTGTTAAAAAGCCTTAAAAATAAATTTTATATATTCCGTCCCATAGTGGGAAGACTGCTAAAATACCCTCTTCTTCTTGGCGGCGCTATGAGCACCAAATATTTCGACAGCCAGCTTGATCCTATGGTTTCCCAAATTTCCCAGATTAGCGTCATCGTAAATAAATCTTATTATAAAAAGGTAAAATTGCTGGATTATATATTCATAGCATTCCCTATCGTATTTTTAATAGGAGCGCTGATAGTAATTTTATATTTTAAAAATTCCGTCATAAAGGTCTTAAACTTGGTGGACGAAAAAATCAAGCAGATCGCCAAGGGCGACCTTACCTCAAAAATCAAAATATCCGGCGTCCATAAAGAAAGCGAAATAGGCATCCTTATAGAACAGGTCAACAGCTTGGTAGATTCTTTATCCGGCAACGTAAAAGGCATCGTCAACACTTCCAACTCCTTAAGCTCGCAGTCCGAACAGCTTAATTCCTCTTCGAGAGAGTTCGAAAAGACCATAGAACAGATGAGGGAAAAAGCGTCCCGCATAATAGAATCCATTAAACAGATGTCTATAGCAATAATAGAAGTAGCAAAGAACTCTTCCTCTTCCGCCCAGAAAGCTCAGGAAACGGAAAAGGTCGTCGATTACGGCACTAAGTCGGTTCAGGACGTGGCGAGAGAGATGAAAAACATTGAAAAAACCGTATCCGCCGTTTCCGCCACTATTACCGAACTAGGTTCTTCTTCCGAAAAAATAGGCGAAATCATAGGCGTAATTAACGACATAGCCGACCAGACTAATCTTCTAGCCTTAAACGCCGCCATAGAAGCCGCCAGAGCCGGAGAACAGGGAAGAGGTTTTGCCGTAGTAGCCGACGAGGTAAGAAAGCTGGCCGAAAGAACCACAAAAGCTACAAAAGAGATAGAGGCTATGATACTTAGCATACAAAGAAACACTCAGGATGCGGTTACCTCTATGCAGAAAGGAAAAGAGGAAGTCTCCAAGGGAGCCGAGATTGCCGGAAAATCCGCCGAAGCTATATCCAACATAAATTCTTTAATGCTCAAACTAAAAGAGATGATAACGCAGATTGCCACCGCTTCTGAGGAGCAGTCGCAGGTTAGCGAAGAGATATCTCTTTCATCCGAAGAAATAATTAAAGCACAGGACAACGCGCAGGCCGGTTCCAGGCAGGTCATAGCCTCTTCGGAAGAACTTGGGAGAATGGCTTTGGATTTGTCAAATATGGTAAGGATGTTTAAGACGGCGTAATTTTTTAAAAAAATTCTAAAAAAAATTGATTTTTTGAATTTTATGTTTTATAATTAAAATGGAAGAGGTTTTATGTTTTCATCTTAACTCCTCGATGTAATGTCCTCCTAACCTGCCGGTTACCAACTACTTCCGGCAGGTTTTTTTATTTTATATGTGCTTTTTCGCATAATAAATTTCACATCTCCGCTTACCTAAGTCCAAAAATCTAAAAACTTTATTCAAGGAAGTGGAATATCTAAATTTTTACATATTTTTAGTGGCAAGATTATCGTCTATCTTGATGAAATATCTTAAGATAGTCTGGAAAGACTTATTTATAGAGGTTTTAAACTGGCTCCCCGAGACGGATTCGAACCATCGACCCAGTGATTAACAGTCACTTGCTCTGCCGGCTGAGCTATCGGGGAATATAGAATGAATAATGTTATGAATTGCACTAATAACTGATAAGATAGTATAAATAAAAATTGCCTTCTTGTCAATATTTTTATTGCGCCGCGTCAATATTTATTTTATTCGTTAAAATATTTTAGCACTAATACCGCGGAAAGCAAAACTCCAGCGGAAAGTATAAGAAAATACAGGACGCTCTGTACGGCTATACCGACGACTAAATATAAAATCAAAATAACGCGCTTAATTTTTTTTAACTCTTCGTCCCTCAGCAAAAAACCGGTAATAAACGCAACTATAATGTAAATCGCCGACTCTATAATAACGGCGTCTATATTTATATTCATAGTAAAAAATTTTTATATATATTTATGGTTTATATTATATTCCGCATATTATTTTACGATTATTTTACGTGGTTTTATTATATTTTATTTTATCGCGATATTACTTTCTTAAAATATTCTACGGTTTTTTTAATTCCGCTTTCTATATCTACCTTAGGGTTATATCCTAGTTTAGTTTTTGCAAGCGTTAAATCGGGATTTCTCTGTATAGGGTCGTCTTTAGGCAGTTCTACTAATTTAATTTTCGATTTCGACCCGGTTAGCCGTAAAACTAAATCTGCAAAATCCGATATTGTAAATTCGTAGTTATTTCCCATATTAACCGGTCCGGTAAATCCGCTTTTATCGTTAATGAAGAGCATAATTCCGTCGATTAAATCGGATACGTAGCAGAAAGAACGCGTCTGTTTTCCGTCTCCGTAAACGGTTAAATCTTGCCCTCTTAGAGCCTGAACGATAAAATTGGAAACTACCCTGCCGTCGTTTTCGAGCATTTTAGGTCCGTACGTATTAAAAACCCTTATTACTTTTATATCCGTTCCGTACTGCCTGCGGTAATCGAACATAATAGTTTCGGCCGCTCTTTTTCCTTCGTCGTAGCAAGACCTTATAGAAACGGGATTAACGTTGCCGTTGTAATTTTCCGGCTGCGGATGAACAGACGGAGAACCGTAAACTTCGGATGTAGAAGTATGAAGAACCGGTATTTTAAGGCGTCTTGCGTTTTCCATGACGTTAAATATGCCGAAAACGTTGTCTTTCATAGTTTTCAAAGGGTCTCTCTGATAATGCGGGACGGATGCAGGACAAGCAAGGTTGACGATAAAATCGGCTTCTATGTTAAAAGGCAGGCTGATATCCCACCTTATTAATTCAAAAGACGGATTTTCGATAAATTCTTTTATATTATTTTTAGAGCCGGTATAAAAATTATCCATACATAAAACTTCATGACCTTCGTTTAAAAGCCTTTCGCATAAATTAGAGCCTATAAAACCCGCTCCTCCCGTTACAAGTATCCGCATAATTTAATTATCCTCCGTTTATTTTTTCAAATTAATTTTAATTTAATTTACGTCTATTTTTCAATTAAACCGTTTCCGCTTAAATCGTATTTATTTCCGTAGCCTCTCCTCGTTATCATGAATAATTCGTTTACGAATGTATTGCCGTTGCCTATTATTATGGAAGAATTCATGCTTACTATATCGAATTTGTCGATATTTTCAAGCGTCGTAATAACTATTTCTTCGTCGGGTCTCGTTACCGCCTTTGCTATAACCGCAGGCCTGTCTTTTTCTATAGTTTCCAGCAAAATATTTTTCGCCTGCGTTAACTCGTCTTTCCGCTTCATGCTCTTGGGATTATATATTATTATTACGAAATCTCCCGCCGCCGCAGCTCTTAGTCTTTTTTCTATATCCTGCCAGGGCGTTAAAAGATTGGACAGCGAAACAACGCAAAAATCGTTCGTTATCGGCGCTCCGGCGGCAGCCGCCACGGCGCAGAATGCCGGAATGCCCGGAACTATTTCTACGGGAACTTTTCCGGTAAGGGACTGTTCGTCTAAAATTTCAAGCAATAAACCGCTCATGCCGTAAATTCCGGCATCGCCTCCGGAAACTAAAGCAGTCGTTTTTCCTTC
Proteins encoded in this window:
- the cobJ gene encoding precorrin-3B C(17)-methyltransferase — encoded protein: MNYGKITVIGTGPGGLEHLSKKALESIMEAEAVIGYSSYLKQISGLLKDTQEKIPFNMKDEIKRCEAAVKKSLEGKTTALVSGGDAGIYGMSGLLLEILDEQSLTGKVPVEIVPGIPAFCAVAAAAGAPITNDFCVVSLSNLLTPWQDIEKRLRAAAAGDFVIIIYNPKSMKRKDELTQAKNILLETIEKDRPAVIAKAVTRPDEEIVITTLENIDKFDIVSMNSSIIIGNGNTFVNELFMITRRGYGNKYDLSGNGLIEK
- a CDS encoding type I 3-dehydroquinate dehydratase, which codes for MKPRVCLSIGNTVLKEAYGAIDYAKSKDVEFIELRFDMIAETARLNRMNGKSGDNSYAGSAGGNFDEESILSEIKKIILYAKDKGIKTIGTNRDAFYGSNRCVSFLEKQKFVKRHADAETEENGGKRSLNKADVVDTAAAETEPEPQRIKFLKSVIEAGIDICDIELDILERKAIKYFVKFAHLKKTQVILSIHDFNGRIELLDAVRYYLDSSYFKADYFKLSDMAISDEDVLAVSEKNIKIRSIKSTDEKVFPEFIIFGMGKKGAVTRASSLINGSYLAYCSSPFGITAPGQIEPDDLYETVRFLSKTAQ
- a CDS encoding 4-oxalocrotonate tautomerase family protein, producing the protein MPFVSVKMLEGRTKEQKKKLIKSITKSVSESLSIDESNVWVVVEEFPSDEWGLGGELACDKIKARKEKEENK
- a CDS encoding SDR family oxidoreductase, which gives rise to MRILVTGGAGFIGSNLCERLLNEGHEVLCMDNFYTGSKNNIKEFIENPSFELIRWDISLPFNIEADFIVNLACPASVPHYQRDPLKTMKDNVFGIFNVMENARRLKIPVLHTSTSEVYGSPSVHPQPENYNGNVNPVSIRSCYDEGKRAAETIMFDYRRQYGTDIKVIRVFNTYGPKMLENDGRVVSNFIVQALRGQDLTVYGDGKQTRSFCYVSDLIDGIMLFINDKSGFTGPVNMGNNYEFTISDFADLVLRLTGSKSKIKLVELPKDDPIQRNPDLTLAKTKLGYNPKVDIESGIKKTVEYFKKVISR
- a CDS encoding methyl-accepting chemotaxis protein; amino-acid sequence: MLKTLKSKLYFIAAAGFIFILIVNLFLIYFSNGLKNEMINSGVISGTSTGIKTFKGNLLQIIFLSRIKMLKMNAVKSKKAKARIEKSYDAKILKLVAASKPIYRNVSNALTGYTVGFAKVKSAVVFGEPKSKLNEFSSQKTALLLKSLKNKFYIFRPIVGRLLKYPLLLGGAMSTKYFDSQLDPMVSQISQISVIVNKSYYKKVKLLDYIFIAFPIVFLIGALIVILYFKNSVIKVLNLVDEKIKQIAKGDLTSKIKISGVHKESEIGILIEQVNSLVDSLSGNVKGIVNTSNSLSSQSEQLNSSSREFEKTIEQMREKASRIIESIKQMSIAIIEVAKNSSSSAQKAQETEKVVDYGTKSVQDVAREMKNIEKTVSAVSATITELGSSSEKIGEIIGVINDIADQTNLLALNAAIEAARAGEQGRGFAVVADEVRKLAERTTKATKEIEAMILSIQRNTQDAVTSMQKGKEEVSKGAEIAGKSAEAISNINSLMLKLKEMITQIATASEEQSQVSEEISLSSEEIIKAQDNAQAGSRQVIASSEELGRMALDLSNMVRMFKTA
- a CDS encoding type II secretion system F family protein — translated: MAIYNYRAKDRRGEFVTGKIESSTAVLAEKQIEDLKLIPISIEETSSFYLKDFFPAFYSVTKKDVVVFSRQLAVLYQSGVSISKSLELLIEFTRNRKFREVLLKIKFDVENGMTLSKSLAKHPKIFSEIYVNMVEIGESSGLLYDTLVKLALLTEKEITVKAKVKRAVFYPKIVVSLIVIALVIFLGFIMPSFTSFYNKFNVKLPIETKVLVSLSNFFVNEWLSLFLGAVIFIAGAAIYLNSSYGKPLWDKCKLKMPIFGTIFYKSAMSRFVRIFGILYKSGLPVNKVFELVKNETGNKFILKKIDDIQSDVSKGKSITESFKNSEIFSGIIIQMLGIGEETGQVDEMLARVADYFDEELDHRISMLHASIEPILLTIIFGTVLFIILAIYLPAFDVVNFAKKG